A stretch of the Engraulis encrasicolus isolate BLACKSEA-1 chromosome 19, IST_EnEncr_1.0, whole genome shotgun sequence genome encodes the following:
- the LOC134435158 gene encoding uncharacterized protein LOC134435158: protein MYQKGTKRKFADTADGCGGGGEEEEEEEAAAALGLGLGCAAGVELGVGVTSLGVSVGVGVGVGGLGGLTGEDAVSLRMLSSYSLQRQTMLNMSLVKLQLCHMLVEPNLCRSVLIANTVRHIQEEMTYDLTWQVGAAVDAMSQAHSQLEQEAQQQLEQEAQESLSATSDLLCRSALTGEEPDQQPSTPFNALVYSGEDDADADVEDKEEEEEDVVVDEEGDAALALSSSSSSLGVAVSSTGEGPFLSGRLALGGAGVGGGGPLGLGPRWQGDPPEGMDLGDDEDEEDGANATVFGKGVDVSVDDDNEGSESDGAYERTAAGAAATTRTTMTMSLRRRTAGGQVAVGVRGHKAGASSSSSAGPPEHMLGPLFEANRPTPVPEAALEELFSDVEASYLDLDSVLTGMQGGGAATGTVGGVGGVVGVGGATLELLEGLSSTPIPTAIAIVTPTPTTTTTAPPEQQTHAPLLPQSVALAAPAATQTPLSASAGCRPDQTALNAAAGCRPDLSELDHIMEIIVGS, encoded by the exons ATGTACCAGAAGGGCACCAAGAGGAAGTTTGCGGACACCGCGGACGGCTGCGGCGGGggcggtgaggaagaggaggaggaggaagctgcAGCGGCGCTGGGCCTAGGCTTGGGCTGCGCCGCCGGCGTGGAGCTCGGAGTGGGCGTCACCAGCCTGGGCGTGAGCGTCGGTGTGGGTGTCGGCGTCGGCGGACTTGGCGGTCTGACCGGTGAGGACGCGGTGAGTCTGCGCATGCTGTCGTCCTACAGCCTGCAGAGGCAGACGATGCTCAACATGTCGCTGGTCAAGCTGCAGCTGTGCCACATGCTGGTGGAGCCCAACCTGTGCCGCTCCGTGCTCATCGCCAACACCGTACGACATATACAGGAGGAGATGACCTACGACCTCACCTGGCAG gtgGGGGCTGCGGTGGATGCCATGAGCCAGGCCCACAGTCAGCTGGAGCAGGAGGCgcagcagcagctggagcaggaggCGCAGGAGAGCCTGAGCGCCACCTCCGACCTCCTGTGCCGCTCCGCCCTGACCGGGGAGGAGCCCGACCAGCAGCCGTCCACGCCCTTCAACGCGCTGGTGTACTCCGGGGAAGACGACGCTGACGCTGAcgtggaggacaaggaggaggaggaggaggatgtggtggtGGACGAGGAAGGAGACGCAGCGCTGgctctgtcctcctcttcctcttcattagGAGTCGCCGTGTCCTCCACTGGGGAGGGGCCCTTCCTCTCCGGCAGGCTGGCCCTGGGAGGagcaggagtaggaggaggggggcccctgggcctggggccgCGATGGCAGGGGGACCCCCCTGAGGGCATGGACCTGGGGgacgacgaggacgaggaggacggcGCCAACGCCACCGTGTTTGGAAAGGGCGTCGATGTCAGTGTCGATGACGACAATGAGGGCTCGGAGAGCGATGGCGCGTACGAGAGGACAGCAGCAGGTGCCGCAGCGACGACGAGGACGACAATGACAATGTCCCTGCGGAGGAGGACAGCGGGGGGGCAGGTCGCGGTCGGGGTCAGAGGTCACAAGGCGGGGGCGTCGTCGTCATCGTCAGCGGGGCCGCCAGAGCACATGCTAGGGCCGCTGTTCGAGGCCAACAGGCCGACGCCGGTGCCCGAGGCCGCGCTGGAGGAACTCTTCTCCGACGTGGAGGCCTCCTACCTCGACCTGGACTCCGTGCTCACCGGCATGCAGGGGGGCGGCGCCGCCACGGGCACCGTAGGGGGCGTAGGGGGCGTAGTAGGCGTAG GGGGCGCCACACTTGAGCTGCTGGAGGGGCTGAGTAGTACTCCCATCCCCACCGCCATCGCCATAGttaccccaacccccaccaccaccaccaccgcccccccGGAGCAGCAGACGcacgcccccctcctcccccagtcGGTGGCGTTAGCGGCGCCGGCGGCGACCCAGACTCCCCTGAGCGCGTCCGCGGGGTGCCGACCCGACCAGACGGCCCTGAACGCGGCCGCCGGGTGCCGACCCGACCTGAGCGAACTAGACCACATCATGGAGATCATTGTAGGATCCTAG
- the LOC134434820 gene encoding period circadian protein homolog 1-like, which yields MLGRGVKRKRAAAQEEEEQDHHHPPPPHHHHHPPPHHHHHHENAVDTADTKLPSTGASHLHQQQHQVEVIKDAADSIPSHLSTAASYLQPRPQVRVESKDTVDTASSASTGVSYLQPQPQLKVGNKDDTADTTTSRKLLPSTGVSYLHQVRVGSKDTADTASSASTGASHLHQMSVQESKDTMDAASSASTGASHLHQMRVHGSKDTADAASSASTSVSYLQQRQLVLTLCLDKLQVQGCQAQPTPQQQQQQGGCQAARTEPSLHRSVLLINTLRQIQEEMKQEVAAGSLPVMASATTTTTAAATNAAAAASSPLHAASSTPPPPLPPSPPPSSPPLPPPLRRSSLTCEDLCTPVSPPTSTSTSTPNVTPQDLFDLSGLESLSGLLTCATCLQGEYYYGDDDDDDDELEVSLISSSLALTSPPLPLPPPPSPHLLSPDDPFSRGGGGGGGGGGGGAFHSLLGSFELVSSPGGGGCGGGGYLPDDLALDDIFEDIDTSMYDASDISSILGSLGSSRFTTATVGSSSSSSSSLMMSSSFSLGMGLGLEEGGLKGASVTAVGATCPSPSPSPSLAAAALQLCRSEVSDLDHIMEVLVGS from the coding sequence ATGTTGGGGCGCGGAGTGAAGCGGAAGAGGGCCGCTgcccaggaggaagaggagcaggatcatcatcatcctcctcctcctcatcatcatcatcatcctcctcctcatcatcatcatcatcatgagaatGCTGTGGACACTGCCGACACCAAACTCCCATCCACAGGTGCATCTCAcctgcatcagcagcagcatcaggtgGAGGTGATTAAGGATGCAGCGGACAGCATCCCTAGTCATCTCTCTACGGCCGCGTCCTACCTGCAGCCGCGACCTCAGGTGAGGGTGGAGAGCAAGGACACCGTTGACACTGCTAGCTCTGCCTCCACAGGTGTGTCTTACCTGCAACCGCAGCCTCAGCTGAAGGTGGGGAATAAGGACGACACTGCAGACACTACTACTAGCCGCAAACTCCTCCCGTCCACAGGTGTGTCTTACCTGCATCAGGTGAGGGTGGGGAGCAAGGACACCGCTGACACAGCTAGCTCCGCCTCCACAGGTGCGTCTCACCTGCATCAGATGAGTGTCCAGGAGAGCAAGGACACCATGGATGCTGCTAGCTCCGCCTCCACAGGTGCGTCTCACCTGCATCAGATGAGGGTCCATGGGAGCAAGGACACCGCGGACGCTGCTAGCTCCGCCTCCACAAGTGTGTCATACCTGCAGCAGCGGCAGCTGGTTCTCACCTTGTGCCTGGACAAGCTGCAGGTGCAGGGTTGCCAGGCGCAGCCGactccgcagcagcagcagcagcaggggggtTGCCAGGCGGCGCGTACGGAACCCAGCCTGCACCGCTCCGTGCTGCTCATCAACACCCTGCGGCAGATACAGGAGGAGATGAAACAGGAAGTGGCGGCCGGGTCACTTCCTGTTATGGCTTcggccactactactactactgctgctgctactaatgCGGCAGCTGCTGCGTCGTCCCCTCTCCACGCTGCCTCctccacaccacctcctcctcttcctccctctcctcctccttcctctcctcctcttcctcctccgctacGGAGGTCCAGCCTCACCTGTGAGGACCTGTGCACACCTGTgtcaccccccacctccacctccacctccactcccaaCGTAACCCCCCAGGACCTGTTTGACCTCAGTGGCCTGGAGTCGCTAAGTGGGCTGCTCACCTGCGCCACCTGTCTGCAGGGAGAGTACTACTACggggacgacgacgatgatgatgacgagctGGAGGTCTCGctgatctcctcctctctcgccctgacgtcccctcctcttcctcttcctcctcctccttcgcctcacctcctctcacctgaCGACCCCTTctcgagaggaggaggaggtggaggaggaggtggagggggaggtgcgTTCCACTCTCTACTGGGCTCCTTTGAGCTGGTGAGCTCACCTGGTGGTGGCGGGTGTGGTGGCGGCGGCTACCTGCCCGACGACCTGGCGTTGGACGACATCTTCGAGGATATCGACACCTCCATGTACGACGCCTCCGACATCTCCTCCATCCTGGGCTCGCTGGGCTCCTCGCGCTTCACCACGGCAACGGtgggctcctcctcctcatcatcatcatcactgatgatgtcatCGTCATTTTccctggggatggggctggggctggaggaggGTGGGTTGAAAGGGGCCTCGGTGACAGCAGTGGGGGCCACctgcccctccccttccccctccccctccctggcCGCTGCTGCCTTGCAGCTGTGCAGGTCAGAGGTCAGCGACCTTGACCACATCATGGAGGTGCTGGTGGGCTCctaa